A window of Anaerolineae bacterium genomic DNA:
GAAACCACCCCCTGGCTCGTTGTGCCCGCGCACAAGCACAAACAACGCAAAGAGGAGCTGCAAAGGCAGCAGGTAGCGAACCGCAACCGACAGAATGGCGGATTTGCTCATAGCTGCGGCTCCATTCTCACATTAAGCTGGGCGCGGACTTCCAGCAGACGGGTGACGTCTTCACGGGAAAGCAGACCCACCAGGCGGCCTTGTTCCATGACCGGGATGTAGACCCCTGCTTGACCCAGACGGCCCAGAACATCCATCAGCTTCATCTCCGGCGGTACAGCCTCCAGTCGATCCAGCGGCACGGCGATCTGCCCGACAGTAGTAAGGGGCCGCTGCGCTGCCGGGACATCCTTGATCTCATTGATGGTTAGCAGTCCTTCGATTCCATCGCCGTTAGTCACAACAAAGACGCGCTGACCGCTGGTGAGAATCTGCGTATCGATCAGCGTCTGCAGAGATGTCAGGGGGGTGACACGCGGAAAACCGGTATTCATTGCCTGCGCTACGCGCACATCATGCAGGAGGTACCGCGTGCTGGTCTGGGCGTAATTCGCGGCAATGGCATTCTGCAGGAACCAGCCGATAAAGATCAGCCACAGGCCATTGAAGATGCTGCCGGTAAGCAGTGTGAAGATGCCCCAGGCGCTGAAGCCTAGCGCCACGACCTGGCCAATTCCTG
This region includes:
- a CDS encoding site-2 protease family protein — translated: MERTITLLRLWNIPIGVHPSWFLIFGLVTWSLATGYFPAEYPQLSLQAHWALGLLTSLLFFGSVLVHELAHALVALRNGVPVQQITLFIFGGAAYISEEPTKPGVEFRIAIAGPLASFALAGAFELLFLIDHAIPLLAAPSVWLARINLILALFNLIPGFPLDGGRMLRAAIWHWTGSFQRATLIASGIGQVVALGFSAWGIFTLLTGSIFNGLWLIFIGWFLQNAIAANYAQTSTRYLLHDVRVAQAMNTGFPRVTPLTSLQTLIDTQILTSGQRVFVVTNGDGIEGLLTINEIKDVPAAQRPLTTVGQIAVPLDRLEAVPPEMKLMDVLGRLGQAGVYIPVMEQGRLVGLLSREDVTRLLEVRAQLNVRMEPQL